TGTCGTCACCCCCCGAACCCTAGACGCCGGGACCCACACGCGACGACGCCTCCGCACACCCGTGAGGTCACCCGAGCGCGACCCATCCCGCGAGCAGCACCACGAGGCCCGAGCCCGCGGGCGCGGACCAGTCATGCCACCGCGCGCCCAGCCGTCCCCCGGCCCACGCGCCCGCGACCGCGAGCCCGCACTGCCAGCCGAGCGACGCGGCCCCCGCGCCGACCGCGAACGCCACCAGGGCCCCCGGATCCGTGCCCAGCTGCCCGGCCAGGCCGGTGGCAACGGTCGCGAAGATCAGCGCGGTCGCCGGGTTGAGGAGGGTCACGACGACGAACCGCGCCCAGACCCGGACCTGCCGCGGGTCTGCGGCGCCGTCCTCCCGAACCGCCGGCCCGATGCCGTTCGCGCCCCGGCCCAACCACCACCGCACCACCCCGGCCAGCCCGACCGCCGCGAGCACAGCCGCACCACCCACCCGCAGCTGGTCCTCGTGACCGGACAGCATCCGGGTCACCTGGGCCCCGAGCAGGACAGCGAGCACCGCGTAGAGCAGGTCCACCGTCGCGACACCGGCCGCCGCTGCGAGCCCGGCCGGCCGCCCGCGCACCAGCGACTCCCGCACGACCAGGACCGCCACCGGCCCGACGGGCACCGCGACCGACAGCCCCGCGACGATGCCGAGGGCGAGCGCGGCGAGGACGGCGGTGGTGGTCATGCGCGCATCGTCGGGCCTGCGCCGCGCTCGCCGCGAGGCGCGGCGGCGACATCCGCTGTCGCACGACCAATTCGCGCGGTCATTCGGCGTCTCAAGACGCCACGCCCGCGCCTCAGCCGCACAATGCGCTGCGGACTGACACACTCGTCGGCATGGACCGGATCGACGAGGCGATCCTGCGCGAGCTCACGGCCGACGCGCGGCTGCCGTTCCGCGAGCTCGGCGCCCGGGTCGGCCTGTCCGCGAACGCCACCGCGGCGCGCGTGCGGCGCCTGCAGGAGGACGGCGTGATCCGCGGGTTCACGGTGGTCCGGGGGTCGTCGGCCGGCTCGTCGTCCGCGGGGCTCGAGGTGTTCGTGGAGGTGCGGCTGGCGGACGGGACCACCAACGAGGCGTTCACCACCGCGGTCTCGACGCAGTTCCCGCAGGTCACCGACGCCGTGCACGTCACGGGCGCCTACGACTACCTGCTCCACGCGGTGGTCCCCGACGCCGCCGCGCTGGACCTGCTGGTGCGGCGCCTCAAGCGCGATGCCGGCGCCGCACAGACGTTCACGCGCCTGGCCCTGCGGGGGTCGTGACCGTGCACGTCCGCGCCACCACCTCCGCCGACGACCTCGCGCGGGTCTATGCCGACGTGCTGCGCCCGTCCTTCCCCGACGACGAGCTGGCCGACCTGGCCGTGCTGCAGCACCAGCTCACGGCGGGCCACCTGCACGTGGTGGTCGCCGAGGAGGCCGGGGCGCTGCGCGGGGCCGCGCTCGGCGAGTGGTTCCCGGAGCAGGGCGTGCTCCTGCTCGCGCACCTGGCCGTCGCGCCGGGCGGCCGGGGCGGTGGCGTGGGCGGTGCGCTGCTGGACGGCGCGGTGGCGGCGTGGCGTGCGGAGCTGGACCCGTGGCTCGTCGTGGCCGAGGTCGAGGACCCGGCGGTGCACCCCGGCTCACCGGCGCACGGCGACCCGACCGCGCGCCTGCGCTTCTACCAGCGGCGCGGCGCGCGCGTGCTCCCCGTGCCCTACGTGCAGCCCGCGCTGCGACCCGGCGGCGCACGCGTCCCGGGCCTGCTCCTGCTCGCGCTGGCGGTCCGGGAGGACCGGCTCGCGGGCGTCGAGCCCGAC
The Cellulomonas gilvus ATCC 13127 DNA segment above includes these coding regions:
- a CDS encoding LysE family transporter; its protein translation is MTTTAVLAALALGIVAGLSVAVPVGPVAVLVVRESLVRGRPAGLAAAAGVATVDLLYAVLAVLLGAQVTRMLSGHEDQLRVGGAAVLAAVGLAGVVRWWLGRGANGIGPAVREDGAADPRQVRVWARFVVVTLLNPATALIFATVATGLAGQLGTDPGALVAFAVGAGAASLGWQCGLAVAGAWAGGRLGARWHDWSAPAGSGLVVLLAGWVALG
- a CDS encoding Lrp/AsnC family transcriptional regulator is translated as MDRIDEAILRELTADARLPFRELGARVGLSANATAARVRRLQEDGVIRGFTVVRGSSAGSSSAGLEVFVEVRLADGTTNEAFTTAVSTQFPQVTDAVHVTGAYDYLLHAVVPDAAALDLLVRRLKRDAGAAQTFTRLALRGS
- a CDS encoding GNAT family N-acetyltransferase → MHVRATTSADDLARVYADVLRPSFPDDELADLAVLQHQLTAGHLHVVVAEEAGALRGAALGEWFPEQGVLLLAHLAVAPGGRGGGVGGALLDGAVAAWRAELDPWLVVAEVEDPAVHPGSPAHGDPTARLRFYQRRGARVLPVPYVQPALRPGGARVPGLLLLALAVREDRLAGVEPDGTWLIPTPPLDDFLRAYYTSAEGRAPASLPWPPLPPTLAARPG